The Mauremys mutica isolate MM-2020 ecotype Southern chromosome 1, ASM2049712v1, whole genome shotgun sequence genome has a segment encoding these proteins:
- the TDG gene encoding G/T mismatch-specific thymine DNA glycosylase isoform X1, with translation MGDRPIEPLLQGPLPHWLGREDAAVIREAPSLVPCLAPYYSPLQQAQAFYTFPFHQMMTAAPNMEIMNEQQIVEGISDTNFAQEPIQEVTKGRKRKTKSTEPKKPAAKAAKSTKSKGKQEKITDTFKVKRKVDRFNGVSEAELLTKTLPDILTFNLDIVIIGINPGLMAAYKGHHYPGPGNHFWKCLFLSGLSEEQLNHMDDHTLPQKYGIGFTNMVERTTPGSKDLSSKEFREGGRILMQKLQKYKPRIAVFNGKCIYDIFSKEVFGVKVKKLEFGLQPHKVPDTETLCYVMPSSSARCAQFPRAQDKVHYYIKLKDLRDQLKGITSNTEVQEVQYTFDLQLAQEDAKKMAVKEEKYDPGYEAAYGGAYSEKTPYEHEQCNFASNGTEANNLGYSGGSSFGDIPNGQWMMQSFTDQIPEFSNSGAQEQEESSV, from the exons ATGGGAGATCGCCCTATTGAGCCGCTGCTGCAAGGCCCCCTTCCACACTGGCTGgggagagaggatgctgcggtgATTAGGGAGGCACCCTCACTGGTCCCGTGTTTGGCTCC ATATTATTCTCCTCTTCAGCAAGCTCAAGCATTTTATACATTTCCGTTCCATCAAATGATGACTGCAGCTCCTAACATGGAAATTATGAATGAACAACAGATTGTAGAGGGCATTTCAGATACAAACTTTGCTCAAGAACCTATTCAAG AAGTTAcaaagggaaggaagagaaaaacCAAATCAACAGAGCCAAAAAAACCGGCTGCTAAGGCAGCTAAATCAACTAAATCAAAAGGCAAACAAGAAAAGATCACAGATACATTCAAAGTCAAAAGAAAAGTGGACCGTTTTAATGGTGTGTCTGAAGCTGAACTTTTGACCAAGACTCTTCCTGATATTTTGACCTTCAATCTGGATATTGTAATT ATTGGCATAAACCCGGGTTTAATGGCAGCGTACAAAGGGCATCATTACCCTGGACCTGGAAACCACTTCT GGAAGTGTCTCTTTTTGTCTGGGCTGAGTGAGGAACAATTGAACCATATGGATGACCACACTTTACCACAAAAATATGGTATTGGATTTACAAACATGGTGGAAAGAACAACACCAGGTAGCAAAGACCTCTCCAG CAAAGAATTTCGAGAAGGAGGACGAATTCTGATGCAGAAATTACAAAAGTATAAACCTCGCATAGcagtttttaatggaaaat GTATTTATGACATTTTTAGTAAAGAAGTTTTTGGAGTAAAGGTTAAAAAATTGGAATTTGGATTACAGCCCCACAAAGTCCCAGACACAGAAACT CTCTGCTATGTTATGCCATCATCCAGTGCAAGATGTGCTCAGTTTCCACGTGCACAGGATAAAGTTCATTATTACATAAAGCTTAAAGATTTAAGGGATCAACTGAAAGGCATCACGTCAAACACAGAGGTGCAGGAGGTGCAGTATACGTTTGACTTACAGCTTGCACAAG AGGATGCTAAAAAGATGGCagttaaagaagaaaaatatgaTCCAGGTTACGAAGCAGCGTATGGTGGTGCGTATAGTGAGAAAACCCCCTATGAGCATGAACAGTGTAACTTCGCTTCAAATGGAACAG aAGCGAACAATCTAGGCTACAGTGGGGGGTCATCCTTTGGTGATATTCCTAATGGACAGTGGATGATGCAGTCCTTCACGGACCAGATTCCAGAATTCAGTAACAGTGGGGCACAAGAGCAAGAAGAAAGCAGTGTGTAA
- the TDG gene encoding G/T mismatch-specific thymine DNA glycosylase isoform X2, with the protein MEAEEPGRYYSPLQQAQAFYTFPFHQMMTAAPNMEIMNEQQIVEGISDTNFAQEPIQEVTKGRKRKTKSTEPKKPAAKAAKSTKSKGKQEKITDTFKVKRKVDRFNGVSEAELLTKTLPDILTFNLDIVIIGINPGLMAAYKGHHYPGPGNHFWKCLFLSGLSEEQLNHMDDHTLPQKYGIGFTNMVERTTPGSKDLSSKEFREGGRILMQKLQKYKPRIAVFNGKCIYDIFSKEVFGVKVKKLEFGLQPHKVPDTETLCYVMPSSSARCAQFPRAQDKVHYYIKLKDLRDQLKGITSNTEVQEVQYTFDLQLAQEDAKKMAVKEEKYDPGYEAAYGGAYSEKTPYEHEQCNFASNGTEANNLGYSGGSSFGDIPNGQWMMQSFTDQIPEFSNSGAQEQEESSV; encoded by the exons ATGGAAGCCGAGGAGCCGGGCAG ATATTATTCTCCTCTTCAGCAAGCTCAAGCATTTTATACATTTCCGTTCCATCAAATGATGACTGCAGCTCCTAACATGGAAATTATGAATGAACAACAGATTGTAGAGGGCATTTCAGATACAAACTTTGCTCAAGAACCTATTCAAG AAGTTAcaaagggaaggaagagaaaaacCAAATCAACAGAGCCAAAAAAACCGGCTGCTAAGGCAGCTAAATCAACTAAATCAAAAGGCAAACAAGAAAAGATCACAGATACATTCAAAGTCAAAAGAAAAGTGGACCGTTTTAATGGTGTGTCTGAAGCTGAACTTTTGACCAAGACTCTTCCTGATATTTTGACCTTCAATCTGGATATTGTAATT ATTGGCATAAACCCGGGTTTAATGGCAGCGTACAAAGGGCATCATTACCCTGGACCTGGAAACCACTTCT GGAAGTGTCTCTTTTTGTCTGGGCTGAGTGAGGAACAATTGAACCATATGGATGACCACACTTTACCACAAAAATATGGTATTGGATTTACAAACATGGTGGAAAGAACAACACCAGGTAGCAAAGACCTCTCCAG CAAAGAATTTCGAGAAGGAGGACGAATTCTGATGCAGAAATTACAAAAGTATAAACCTCGCATAGcagtttttaatggaaaat GTATTTATGACATTTTTAGTAAAGAAGTTTTTGGAGTAAAGGTTAAAAAATTGGAATTTGGATTACAGCCCCACAAAGTCCCAGACACAGAAACT CTCTGCTATGTTATGCCATCATCCAGTGCAAGATGTGCTCAGTTTCCACGTGCACAGGATAAAGTTCATTATTACATAAAGCTTAAAGATTTAAGGGATCAACTGAAAGGCATCACGTCAAACACAGAGGTGCAGGAGGTGCAGTATACGTTTGACTTACAGCTTGCACAAG AGGATGCTAAAAAGATGGCagttaaagaagaaaaatatgaTCCAGGTTACGAAGCAGCGTATGGTGGTGCGTATAGTGAGAAAACCCCCTATGAGCATGAACAGTGTAACTTCGCTTCAAATGGAACAG aAGCGAACAATCTAGGCTACAGTGGGGGGTCATCCTTTGGTGATATTCCTAATGGACAGTGGATGATGCAGTCCTTCACGGACCAGATTCCAGAATTCAGTAACAGTGGGGCACAAGAGCAAGAAGAAAGCAGTGTGTAA
- the C1H12orf73 gene encoding protein BRAWNIN — translation MPAGVSWPRYLKMLSASTLAMFAGAEVVHRYYRPDLTIPEIPPKPGELKTELLGLKQSPSEVHTSQQ, via the exons ATGCCTGCCGGGGTATCTTGGCCTCGCTACTTGAAAATGCTCAGTGCAAGTACATTGGCTATGTTTGCAGGTGCAGAAGTTGTGCATAGATATTACAGACCTGATCTT acTATACCTGAAATTCCGCCTAAGCCTGGAGAACTGAAAACGGAACTCTTGGGTCTAAAACAAAGCCCAAGCGAAGTTCATACTTCACAACAATGA